CTATGGAGATGTTCGTGAAGGGGTTGTTAGGATATTAGAGGATAATCGATACATAGTAGATGAGTGGGGGTCATTCCCCCGAAGTATACAGAGGCGGACCAGAGCTCCATCCATTGCTAATTTACTACTCCCCGAACGGATAGTTAAATTTGAGCAATGAGTTCAGTCCTCCTACCCAACCATCATGGGCTTCGCCATCATGAGCCTCGCTGCCCATAACTCTCCGCATCACGCACGGCGCCCCGCCCTGCCATTCATTTTTGCCGTGCCGCATCTCTTCATTCCACACCCGAGCTTCCATTCCCGCTGTCATCCCTTGAGTCATGTTGACACCATCGATACTGATTTCCAGTTCCCGTCCTCGGTTCTTCTCGCTCAGACGAAGCGTAATTGGCGTGCTAGCCGGCAGAACTAAGGGCCTGAAGCTAAGGCTTCGAGCACAGATTGGTGTTATAAGTACTGCTGGCACAAGAGGATGAACGATACTGCCTCCGCTACTAAGACTGTATGCTGTACTTCCAGTGGGCGTGGAAATGATGATGCCGTCTGCCACAGCTTCTGTGAGAAACCTTCCTCCCACATATACGTCCACAATGGCAAGGTGCGGCTCCTTTCCGCGGTGGATGAGTATTTCATTCATCACATACAGTCCCTCACTTCCTATACCTTGGGCAGGCTCTGAACACTTATCTGCTACAACGGGGTTTCCATCAGCAGTAAACAACGCCACTTTGAGGCGGTTTCGCATCAGAATCCTGGCTCCTCGATTAAAACCCATAGATTTGCCGCGAACCGACGACCATCCCGTAATCACTTCTGATTGTTCTTCGGCACCCAAGGAGTGAGGAACCCCAAGGACAGAGGCGCGGTCTCCCACCCCTGCACCGGACATGTACATTTCGCGAAATGCACGCTTATATTCACTGAACTTCCACTCGCCAAGGAATCCCAGCGTACCCATGCTAAACGACAGCATCGGCGGAACATTGACGCACGTGGCGAATAAGGAGGAAGCATGCAGAATCGTTCCATCGCCGCCTAGTGTAACGCTGAGATCCACTTTCCTATGTAATGCACAGGGCAGTTTGTCCAAGGGGGCAGAATAAACGGGGAACGGCAACGACAAGTGTACTTCCTCCGCAACCTTCGGTTCTAAGATGATACCAAGGGATGGATATGTAGACGCTGTGTGACTGGATGTCCGAAAAGATTAGCGTATGTGTTCCGAACGCATTGTAAGCCGTACCTGATGAATTCAATTAACGAGTGGGTGACCTCTGGTGCGCAGTCTTTCTTCACGACAAAAATGTTTCTGGGAGCCGCGGGCCACtgaagagaaaggagatcgTTCTCGTTCGACTCTGGCCGTTCGTTAGCGAGGAACATAATGGTCTTCGAAGCGGATGCGCACCATGATAGCTGGGGATTAATCGCTCTGGAAGGATATTAACGTCTCTAATTTCCTGTCGTTTCAAGGAACTTGAAAAGTTCCGAGTCCATGATAATTGTCGTGTGGGATTGATCCTCAATGACTGCAGCCGACTTATCACCGACCGCATCGTGCCAAAAGTGGCGGTTTTCGACTCTTGATTTTGGGGGCTGGCAGGAAACCAAAGTTATCATTAAGAGGAAGTCGGTTTAATCGTCAACCTATGGTGTTTAGAGTGTCGGGCTTAAATATTCTCTGGACATTTTCTAGCGCAGCAGTCTGAGATTGGGTTTAGCCTGGCAAGAGGGAGGTACTTATATTCGAGAGGCGGTCATCCTTTTCTGGATGAATGTAAGCAATAAAGCCAAGACGTGTGCaagagaaaaataaaagtttCCACCGAGGAGTTCAAGGTTGAGACACCCGCTTGATCGAGTGCAGAGTTGAAGCCTCCAATTCCCCAGAAAGATCGGCGATCTCGGGCTCTGACCGCCCTGAGGGCTAAGCAAAGTTAGCAGCTTTAACGTCATGGCGCAGTAGACCACGGTGCCTGCTCTTCTTGCTAGCCGAACTTGGGCTGTCCACAAGATCGGGTGCATCAGCCGTCATTCATCAATACTTGGACTTcccaactccttcaactctTCCATGTGATTTCTGGGATGTCCTTGCAttttctcctttctcttcttcccggaTGAAATGGCCTAGCCTAGTCCATCCACTCATTCTCTTATTCTTCGCTCGTCTTGTTCGTGCGTGACCTATTCTTAGAGTATCTCATCCTGTAAGTAAACACCGCTGTTTGCACCCAAACACCATGCCTTCGGACACTCCTGCTTCCTGCAGAGTGGTCGCGTGATGATTCTCCAAGAATTTAAATTAACTGTGGTTGCAGTCCTCTTTCTCTGGAGAAGAACAGTGTCGTCCCTTAGTCCCCACCCATCAATACGATTCCCCGCCATCATGAACGGAACAGAGGTTCGACAGCGGAAGCCGGCGGCCGACACGAAAGAACAAACCCAGGCTTCTAGAGATGTTGATCCACGCCTCAAGCATGGGATACCCATGCAAGTGCTGCGTTCTTTGCTTCTCGCAACCTGGTTCAATTGCTGCTGCGTTGCTATTCTGTTAACGCAGTTAATCGGCTCACCTCTCTACTTCATCAAGAAACGATATTATTACTCCTGGATGGCATCCACCAAAAGATCTTTCGGGCTGGTAATTACAGCCCTTACCGAATGGGGCTGCCCGACTTATGTTCGGGTCAGCGGCGACGAGAGTATACGCGGGCACATCCACATTGCAAGCGATGGGCGTCTAAAGACAACTTTTCCCGAGCGACTCGTCATGATTGCCAACCACCAGGTGTACACCGATTGGATTTACCTTTGGTGGATTGCTTACGCGAACATGATGCATGGCCGCATTTTCATCATTCTTAAGGAGTCCCTGAAATACATACCCGTCATAGGTCAAGGCATGACGTTCTATGGCTTCATATTCATGGCTCGAAAATGGCTGTCCGATAAACCACGGCTACAGCACCGCTTGGCGAAGCTAAAAACCCAACATAGGGGTTCTGATTCGGGCTCGCCGAAGTATGATCCAATGTGGCTTTTGATATTCCCGGAAGGAACGAACCTCTCCCTGAACACTAAACGACGAAGCGATGCTTATGGCGCTAAAAACTCGTTTCCACCCCTCCAACATCAAGTTCTTCCCCGCTCGACTGGCTTGTTTTTCTGCTTACAGCAGTTGAGAGGAACCGTTGACTGGGTATATGACTGCACTATTGGCTATGAAGGCCCTCCGTAAGTCACGGTGCTTCTCTGACATACATATAGCTGAATCGTACTGACTATTCTGTTTCTGTGGAATAGAAGAGGCAGTTACGCTGACAAATATTTCACCCTTCGGTCAACGTATGTACAAGGACGCCCACCGACTTCCGTCAACATGTACTGGAGGCGTTTTGCATTTGCAGATATACCTCTGGATGACCAACAGGAGTTTGATGCCTGGCTTAGAGCCCGATGGGCGGAGAAGGATGCGTTACTCGAGCAATACTTTGAGACCGGGCGATTCCCATCCGCTCTAGCTGGCAGTATCGAGGTTGGCAATGGAGATGCAACCCAGTCGGATGCAGCCAAATGCGGGTATGTCGAGGCCCATGTCCGCTTAGGGCATTGGACTGAAGTTGGTCGGATATTTAGGGTGGTATTCGGTCTCGCTTTCCTCTGTCGGGTTCCTAAACTTACAGGGCTCTTGAACACATGCGCTTAGAATCAAAGTCACTTCTCTAAATCCTCGTCTCCTATTCCTTTTACTTTATTATGACTTTATTATGAATAATGTCTACTCCTATTCTTATGACTGATCACTTgggtgttttctttttttttactgGGTCTCAAGGGTTATAATTaaacttttttctttctgctCAGGAGTCAGCACACTGAAGGGAATAGATATACACGATTTATATGTAGTGAACAATTAAATCATAGAGAAGTTGCAATAAGTGCCTATAAACATCCATGCTCTTAAAAAGTAACGtgcatactccgtacaagtAAGTTCGGATCTTGAGAGCTGACGCCACAAATTGGCGGTGTGCACCAGCCACAGATCCGCTTTTTCAGGCCTCAGGCACTGAAATTCCAATCATTGTCCTCATCGCAAACTAAAGCAGTAACAACTGCAGGCAAGTGAAGGCGCCGTCCCTCTTTCACTTTGTTACGCAGCCAGAGAACCCGTCTAATATCGTCTGTCTAATCTCACTTTTGGAAAAAAAGTATGAGTTGAGTTTTTTTTTACGGCAGGCTACTCCATTCTCCGACCGAACTTTCATATCCGCGTTCCAAAGCTCGCGCTGTCGATTCGAGAACTTCGCACACGGCCGCCATGGCGTCTCTACAAAATAGATATGCAAACGGTATGAACGGGGATACATTTCCGATGATCGGATCTCTGGCCAATCTTCGCTTCTCTGACATTCCGTCTGCCATCGATATTCCCGCATCCACACTCGACAGCGAAGTCGAAGTTAGTCTTGAAGGGCTTCCCGACGACCCAACCGAACTCTGCACGCTTCTGGAGAACGAAAAGGCAGCGAAGAATTTCTGGGTAATCATAGCGCTCGCCTATGCCAAACAAAGGCAGATTGACCATGCGATTGACATCCTGAACAAGGGCCTCGCGTCAGTTGCTCAAGGTGCCacgaaggagaagctcgGGTTACTGGGTTGGGTATGTTGGCTTTATTTGCTGAAAGGCCGACAGGCACCCCGGGTGATATCAGATGGTGGTTTAGGTACAGAAGCCAAGACCAAGGACTACTATATCCAGCAAGCGACGGGAATACTAAACGAAGCTTCACGGTTGAACCCGTCCTTTCCGCCACTTTTCCTTGCTCGTGGTGTTCTTTCCTTATTGCGCGCCTCTTTACATCCCCCGCGACCAGTACGGCCTGGAACCGTTGACAATTCAGAAAGAGTGGAATCATTGCGACAAGCTCTCAAACAATTTGATGAGTCGTCCAAAGCATTTGGGGGTAGAAATATCATGGCCATTCTTGGGCGTGCAAGGGCGCATTATCTGCTTGGACGTTATGCTGAGGCGCTGGAAGGGTACCAGAAGGTCTTGGTTAGAATGCCTGGATTAAGTGACCCAGATCCTCGGATTGGCATTGGGTGTTGTCTATGGCAATTGGGCTTCAAGGACCAAGCCAAGGTTGCCTGGGAACGTGCCCTAGCACTGGTATGTTGCAGCACTATAGTATACCTCCTAGTCATTACGAGGAACTAATTTGGTTGTCCGTTTCATTTTATAGAACCCTGACTCGAAGGTTGCCAACATTCTCCTCGCGGTATACTACCTCTATGACAGCTCTCGGCATGCTACTACGGACCCAGCGTTCGGTTCCTTATACAAGCTGGCAATGACTCAATACACCCAGACATCCTTCAAGTTGGACAAGGAGTATCCCATGACCTGCGCTCTATTCGGTAGTTATTTCCTCTTGAGAAAATCATATTCGACGGTTGATACCCTTGCTCGCAAATCAATTGAGAACACCGATGTCATGCAGATAGCTAGCGACGGATGGTACTTGCTCGGCCGAAAATGCCATTACGAGGGCGATTTAGTCAAAGCAGCGGAATACTACAGTCGTTCCGACCAGGCTCGGGGAGGTGGCGACAGGGGATATCTCCCGGCTAAGTTCGGCTCCGTACAGATGCAGGTGTCTAACAAAGACTATGACGGGGCTAAATTCcagttggagaagatcatACAGCAAACAAAGAATCCGGAGTGCATGATGCTCCTAGGAGCTCTCAATGCGGAAGAGGTATTCGCAGTGCAGAGAAGCGAGAGCAAAGAAGACAAATCGGCGGAAATTAAGAAAGCCATAACCCTTTTCGAGGGTGT
This genomic interval from Aspergillus puulaauensis MK2 DNA, chromosome 7, nearly complete sequence contains the following:
- the POS5 gene encoding NADH kinase POS5 (BUSCO:EOG0926384F;~COG:G;~EggNog:ENOG410PI65;~InterPro:IPR016064,IPR017437,IPR002504;~PFAM:PF01513;~go_function: GO:0003951 - NAD+ kinase activity [Evidence IEA];~go_process: GO:0006741 - NADP biosynthetic process [Evidence IEA];~go_process: GO:0019674 - NAD metabolic process [Evidence IEA]), producing the protein MRSVISRLQSLRINPTRQLSWTRNFSSSLKRQEIRDVNILPERLIPSYHESNENDLLSLQWPAAPRNIFVVKKDCAPEVTHSLIEFISHTASTYPSLGIILEPKVAEEVHLSLPFPVYSAPLDKLPCALHRKVDLSVTLGGDGTILHASSLFATCVNVPPMLSFSMGTLGFLGEWKFSEYKRAFREMYMSGAGVGDRASVLGVPHSLGAEEQSEVITGWSSVRGKSMGFNRGARILMRNRLKVALFTADGNPVVADKCSEPAQGIGSEGLYVMNEILIHRGKEPHLAIVDVYVGGRFLTEAVADGIIISTPTGSTAYSLSSGGSIVHPLVPAVLITPICARSLSFRPLVLPASTPITLRLSEKNRGRELEISIDGVNMTQGMTAGMEARVWNEEMRHGKNEWQGGAPCVMRRVMGSEAHDGEAHDGWVGGLNSLLKFNYPFGE
- a CDS encoding lysophospholipid acyltransferase family protein (COG:I;~EggNog:ENOG410PIC2;~InterPro:IPR032098,IPR002123;~PFAM:PF16076,PF01553;~TransMembrane:3 (o45-67i139-159o165-186i);~go_function: GO:0016746 - transferase activity, transferring acyl groups [Evidence IEA]); translation: MNGTEVRQRKPAADTKEQTQASRDVDPRLKHGIPMQVLRSLLLATWFNCCCVAILLTQLIGSPLYFIKKRYYYSWMASTKRSFGLVITALTEWGCPTYVRVSGDESIRGHIHIASDGRLKTTFPERLVMIANHQVYTDWIYLWWIAYANMMHGRIFIILKESLKYIPVIGQGMTFYGFIFMARKWLSDKPRLQHRLAKLKTQHRGSDSGSPKYDPMWLLIFPEGTNLSLNTKRRSDAYGAKNSFPPLQHQVLPRSTGLFFCLQQLRGTVDWVYDCTIGYEGPPRGSYADKYFTLRSTYVQGRPPTSVNMYWRRFAFADIPLDDQQEFDAWLRARWAEKDALLEQYFETGRFPSALAGSIEVGNGDATQSDAAKCGYVEAHVRLGHWTEVGRIFRVVFGLAFLCRVPKLTGLLNTCA